In the Chlorobium limicola DSM 245 genome, one interval contains:
- a CDS encoding STAS domain-containing protein, translating into MTITETTGSTHTIVTICGTLDASTAPDFRNSPAIADPSRTVVIDLERMDFLDSSGLGALVGVLRRKQEANATILLSCMNPPVRKVFDITGTCKLFHIFDDTDAANDYAATYHRGR; encoded by the coding sequence ATGACCATCACAGAAACGACAGGCAGCACCCACACCATCGTCACCATCTGCGGCACGCTCGACGCATCGACAGCACCCGATTTCCGCAACAGCCCGGCAATCGCCGACCCTTCGCGCACCGTCGTCATCGACCTCGAAAGAATGGACTTCCTCGACAGCAGCGGGCTGGGCGCCCTGGTGGGAGTCCTTCGCCGCAAACAGGAAGCAAACGCAACCATCCTGCTCTCCTGCATGAACCCGCCGGTCAGAAAAGTCTTCGATATAACCGGAACCTGCAAACTCTTCCATATCTTCGACGACACCGACGCGGCAAACGACTACGCAGCAACATACCACAGAGGCAGATGA
- a CDS encoding ATP-binding protein produces MNSSNITITLPGELRFIRLASKIASDTASLFTETRKTEAENWEFAHAFELAVSEAFTNAVVHAKKQAAALPVTITFTLEERKLTLAMRDSNAPFSTRTPSPDPENYPENGYGLLLIRTVMDSVTLTRENDTNIITMSKTL; encoded by the coding sequence ATGAACAGCAGCAACATAACCATCACCCTGCCCGGCGAACTACGCTTCATCAGGCTGGCGTCAAAAATTGCATCCGATACAGCAAGCCTGTTCACGGAAACCCGAAAAACCGAAGCCGAAAACTGGGAATTCGCCCACGCCTTCGAACTCGCCGTCAGCGAAGCCTTCACCAACGCCGTCGTCCATGCGAAAAAACAGGCTGCGGCACTACCGGTAACCATCACCTTCACGCTCGAAGAACGAAAGCTCACTCTCGCCATGCGTGACTCCAACGCCCCATTCAGCACCCGAACGCCCTCCCCGGACCCCGAAAACTACCCCGAAAACGGCTACGGGCTGCTGCTCATCCGCACCGTCATGGACTCGGTAACCCTAACCAGGGAAAACGACACCAACATCATCACCATGTCAAAAACGCTCTGA
- a CDS encoding glycosyltransferase family 2 protein, which produces MVTIVIVSYNTREILQNCLETLYRGSGSTDMEVFVVDNDSRDDSARMVHETFPQVRLIANSSNLGFAAANNQAFALAGGRYIILLNPDAYVGPTSIQNAVTFMDQNPRCGLCGGKIISPEGKLEPSARRFPSPLSKLLTLSGLSGRFPGSPILNRHEFGGFAHDRPLEVDWVPGTFTIIRKKMLEEIGEFDERFFIYYEETDLCLRAKKAGWKIYFIPDAEVMHIGGACSKTRKDKTFDTGASQVLSFRMRSEWLYYRKNYGIIALAGSSGAEIGWYALRYLKNLLILSPEAPRKRAAAASTISQILRSLKETKLGTLSPQTPW; this is translated from the coding sequence ATGGTCACCATCGTCATCGTCAGCTACAACACCAGGGAAATCCTGCAGAACTGCCTCGAAACCCTCTACAGGGGAAGCGGCAGCACCGACATGGAAGTATTCGTCGTCGACAACGACTCCCGCGACGACTCGGCCCGGATGGTCCACGAAACCTTCCCTCAGGTCCGCCTCATAGCCAACAGCTCAAACCTCGGCTTCGCAGCCGCCAACAACCAGGCCTTCGCGCTCGCCGGAGGCCGCTACATCATCCTGCTCAACCCCGACGCCTACGTCGGCCCCACATCCATCCAGAACGCCGTAACGTTTATGGACCAAAACCCCCGATGCGGGCTCTGCGGAGGAAAAATCATATCACCAGAAGGAAAGCTGGAACCCTCCGCCCGGCGCTTTCCCTCCCCGCTCTCCAAACTCCTCACCCTCTCGGGCCTCAGTGGACGGTTCCCCGGCTCCCCCATACTCAACAGGCACGAATTCGGTGGATTCGCGCACGACCGTCCCCTCGAAGTCGACTGGGTACCCGGCACCTTCACCATCATCCGAAAAAAAATGCTCGAAGAGATCGGAGAATTCGACGAACGCTTCTTCATCTACTACGAAGAAACCGATCTCTGCCTCCGCGCGAAAAAAGCCGGATGGAAAATATACTTCATCCCCGACGCCGAAGTCATGCACATCGGCGGAGCCTGCAGCAAAACGAGAAAAGACAAAACCTTCGACACAGGAGCCTCGCAGGTACTCTCCTTCAGGATGCGCAGCGAATGGCTCTACTACCGCAAAAATTACGGAATCATAGCCCTTGCCGGCAGTTCAGGTGCGGAAATAGGCTGGTACGCCCTGCGCTATCTGAAAAACCTGCTGATCCTTTCGCCCGAAGCACCCCGGAAAAGAGCCGCAGCGGCATCGACCATCAGCCAGATACTACGCTCCCTCAAAGAAACGAAACTCGGCACACTCTCGCCGCAAACACCCTGGTAA
- a CDS encoding serine O-acetyltransferase produces MNHFADIRHDLETYDGQWGCQGFWVMIVYRFGRWRYTIKSPILRKPFSLIYKLLYKTVQILTGIELPCEVPVGKNFRIDHFGDIIISGYARFGDNCIIRNGVTVGLKNIEEKAAPSIGNNVNIGTGAKLLGNITIGDNVDIGANAVVITSIPDNSLAVGIPAKIIPKKTPATT; encoded by the coding sequence ATGAATCACTTTGCCGACATACGCCACGACCTCGAAACATACGATGGACAATGGGGCTGCCAGGGCTTCTGGGTCATGATCGTCTACCGCTTCGGGAGATGGCGCTACACCATCAAAAGCCCCATCCTGCGCAAACCCTTCTCGCTCATCTACAAGCTGCTCTACAAAACCGTGCAGATACTCACCGGCATCGAACTCCCCTGCGAAGTGCCGGTCGGAAAAAACTTCCGCATAGACCACTTCGGAGATATCATCATCAGCGGATACGCCCGTTTCGGCGACAACTGCATCATCCGCAACGGCGTTACCGTCGGCCTCAAAAACATCGAAGAAAAAGCCGCGCCCAGCATCGGCAACAACGTCAACATCGGGACCGGAGCCAAACTCCTCGGCAACATAACCATCGGCGACAACGTCGACATCGGAGCAAACGCCGTCGTCATAACATCCATCCCCGACAACTCCCTCGCCGTCGGCATACCGGCAAAGATCATTCCAAAAAAAACACCCGCGACAACCTGA
- a CDS encoding polysaccharide biosynthesis/export family protein, with product MIHPETARAPYPMQYYSSATARRKHSTRTARPLVIICAAMHLLLLAACGSISPKETTQYAPPEKEFKADIPKKTQEFAKPSTIRDLTPIEQFSYRLGPGDILSVQVWRRPELSQENIMVSPDGNIAIPRIGNMNVLNRTPAEIQKLITARLEVLYIRPEITVRVQEFHNNKAFVLGRVTKPGVVNFPGRGTLLEALALAGGLPYQGKETFLTKCAIIRGNDIVIWIDLQDLLKNGNMALNASIMNNDVIFIPEAEDEMIYVMGEVITPGAIQLKSSMNVLKAIMLAGGMNKHANPEKIFIIRQQDLKGNVIRVNLKNLLEKGDFAKNYTLLPEDIVFVSPSGMAKFNYTLEKLIPALQVLNLGIDNFESFGLMQELRRKLWGQEGFVNSSE from the coding sequence GTGATACACCCCGAAACCGCACGTGCACCATACCCTATGCAGTACTACAGCAGCGCCACAGCCCGAAGAAAACACTCGACACGCACTGCCCGTCCCCTGGTGATCATCTGCGCCGCCATGCACCTGCTGCTCCTGGCCGCCTGCGGCAGCATATCTCCGAAAGAAACCACACAATACGCTCCTCCGGAAAAAGAATTCAAGGCAGACATTCCGAAAAAAACGCAGGAATTCGCCAAACCCTCGACCATAAGAGATCTCACCCCGATCGAACAGTTCAGTTACCGGCTCGGCCCTGGAGACATCCTCAGCGTGCAGGTATGGAGAAGACCGGAGCTTTCACAAGAAAACATCATGGTCTCGCCCGACGGCAACATCGCCATTCCGAGAATCGGCAACATGAACGTGCTCAACCGAACACCGGCCGAAATACAAAAACTTATCACCGCCCGGCTCGAAGTGCTCTACATCAGGCCGGAAATAACCGTTCGAGTCCAGGAATTTCACAACAATAAAGCTTTCGTCCTGGGACGAGTCACCAAACCCGGCGTCGTGAACTTCCCCGGCAGAGGCACCCTGCTCGAAGCGCTCGCACTCGCCGGCGGACTACCCTATCAGGGTAAAGAAACCTTCCTCACCAAATGCGCCATCATCCGGGGCAACGATATCGTCATATGGATCGACCTGCAGGATCTCCTCAAAAACGGAAATATGGCGCTCAACGCATCCATCATGAACAACGACGTCATCTTCATTCCCGAAGCTGAAGATGAAATGATCTACGTCATGGGAGAGGTCATCACCCCCGGTGCCATACAGCTGAAAAGCAGCATGAACGTACTTAAAGCCATCATGCTGGCCGGGGGCATGAACAAGCACGCAAACCCCGAAAAAATCTTCATCATCCGCCAGCAGGACCTCAAAGGAAACGTCATCAGGGTAAACCTGAAAAATCTGCTCGAAAAGGGCGACTTCGCCAAAAACTATACCCTTCTGCCTGAAGACATCGTCTTCGTCAGCCCGAGCGGCATGGCAAAATTCAACTACACCCTCGAAAAACTCATCCCGGCGCTGCAGGTGCTCAACCTCGGTATCGACAACTTCGAATCATTCGGCCTCATGCAGGAATTGCGCAGAAAGCTCTGGGGACAGGAAGGTTTCGTCAATTCCAGCGAATGA
- a CDS encoding lipopolysaccharide biosynthesis protein — translation MDKNETVQKKIAGNALSGMAATSFYLVTRLLLTPFLLSHLTLEEFGLWSLCFIILSYASMGGFGVNSTYIRYTARYHAEAQEEQISRLLSTGIAYMLVFCLIFCTALVISMPLVHHIFHIAAEKRASAATIFIGTAIVFSLELILGGFRFIIAGMHEIAKEKQIATFAGLLEIGAIIVLLLYGFGIMGLLYAYALRVILETLSYRKYAKTKLPHLRISTKLVNREHLKLFFVFGGKVQVLGAGGIFLTALDRLFVTAYLGLASGGLLEIGRKLPFTAKKIAESAFGPFLPAASHLDASWEKEVQNAPATRIRTYGKIALLMFAAGLTPVIFLPSVAEKLPFPSLTAAILSAGAATALFLILKNQRINDEQLKKGELKQLYLNGLRYTNIISSTIFAYLAASAMPLIIAWVGPQYREAAIIMICLSIAYAAQLSTGPGNMIFRGINRNGREFEYMLAQLVLILLWLPAAIKSWALIGAAASLAAASTTSALFFFWRSNYTFQTTFREILGHTLLPALVPLVPASLVYAATSLFPAENRLAAIITILISGTLYLLLTVAMLWIMVLTHDEKQKAGVLLRFTSISRSKNQ, via the coding sequence ATGGACAAAAACGAAACCGTACAAAAAAAAATTGCCGGGAATGCCCTCTCAGGCATGGCAGCCACCAGCTTCTACCTTGTCACGAGGCTGCTGCTCACCCCCTTCCTGCTCAGTCATCTCACCCTGGAGGAATTCGGTCTCTGGTCGCTCTGTTTCATCATCCTGTCCTACGCATCCATGGGAGGATTCGGCGTCAACAGCACCTATATCCGCTACACGGCCCGATACCACGCCGAAGCTCAGGAAGAACAGATCAGCCGGCTGCTCTCAACGGGCATTGCCTACATGCTGGTCTTCTGCCTCATTTTCTGTACTGCGCTCGTCATCAGCATGCCCCTCGTTCATCACATCTTTCACATCGCAGCTGAAAAACGCGCCTCAGCCGCAACCATCTTCATAGGCACGGCAATAGTCTTCAGTCTCGAACTCATACTCGGAGGATTCCGATTCATCATCGCCGGCATGCATGAAATAGCAAAAGAAAAACAGATCGCCACCTTCGCCGGACTTCTTGAAATAGGTGCAATCATCGTCCTGCTGCTCTACGGATTCGGCATCATGGGGCTCCTGTACGCCTATGCGTTACGAGTGATTCTTGAAACCCTCAGCTACCGGAAATACGCAAAAACAAAGCTTCCGCACCTGCGAATATCGACAAAACTGGTAAACCGGGAACACCTGAAACTCTTCTTTGTTTTTGGGGGCAAGGTCCAGGTGCTCGGAGCCGGAGGCATCTTTCTTACAGCGCTCGACAGGCTTTTCGTAACCGCCTATCTCGGACTCGCCTCCGGAGGCTTGCTTGAAATCGGACGGAAACTGCCGTTTACGGCAAAAAAAATCGCCGAATCGGCTTTCGGCCCCTTTCTGCCTGCTGCATCGCATCTTGATGCATCCTGGGAAAAAGAGGTACAAAATGCGCCTGCCACCCGCATACGCACATACGGCAAAATCGCGCTTCTGATGTTCGCTGCGGGATTGACGCCCGTCATCTTTCTACCCTCGGTCGCCGAAAAGCTTCCGTTTCCGTCCCTGACCGCAGCGATACTCTCCGCAGGGGCAGCAACAGCCCTTTTCCTCATACTGAAGAACCAGCGCATAAACGACGAACAGCTCAAGAAAGGCGAACTGAAGCAGCTCTACCTCAATGGCCTCCGCTACACAAACATCATCAGCAGCACGATATTCGCCTATCTTGCCGCCTCGGCCATGCCGCTGATCATCGCCTGGGTCGGTCCGCAATACCGCGAAGCCGCGATAATCATGATATGCCTCTCGATAGCATACGCCGCTCAACTCTCAACCGGCCCTGGCAACATGATCTTCCGCGGCATCAACAGGAACGGCCGGGAATTCGAATACATGCTCGCGCAGCTCGTGCTCATACTGCTCTGGCTTCCTGCAGCAATCAAATCCTGGGCACTGATAGGCGCAGCAGCCTCTCTTGCCGCAGCCTCGACAACCAGCGCACTGTTTTTCTTCTGGAGAAGCAACTACACCTTTCAGACAACCTTTCGGGAAATCTTGGGCCATACGCTGCTGCCTGCTCTCGTTCCGCTCGTACCGGCATCACTTGTTTATGCGGCAACCTCACTGTTCCCCGCAGAAAACCGACTCGCAGCCATCATTACCATCCTGATTTCCGGCACGCTCTACCTTCTTCTGACCGTCGCCATGCTATGGATCATGGTTCTCACTCATGACGAAAAACAAAAGGCAGGCGTGCTGCTCCGGTTTACTTCGATCAGCAGAAGCAAGAACCAATGA